DNA from Longimicrobium sp.:
CGCAACCTCGCGGGCGGAGACGCTTGACGGCACGCGGGCGGCGGATTATCCTTCGGTCGTCCTAAATAGCCGTCCCACACCCCCTTAGGCCGTCTTCGCCCGCAACGCGCCTGCTCCGCCCCCTCCGGCCGCAACGATCCAACGTTTGCCGAACCCGGTTTTTTCGCCCTGAAAACGGGTGAAACAGCGGTGCAAATCATTTCCGGCCGTCGCGTGCACGAAGGAGTTCTTCGGGAGGCTCCTCCATCCCGAAGGAGGGCCGCGCGGCTCCTATCGCTCGAATTGCGCTGCGTCGCGCATCGACCCGGGGCACAGCCCCAGCATCAACCCCCCCAGGAGGAAGTTTCATGACCAAGGCGGATCTGGTACAGAAGGTCGCCGACACGATCGGCCCCGGCATCACGAAGCGCGACTGCGCGGTGGTGGTGGATTCGTTCCTGAACTCCATCAAGGACGCCATGGCGGATCACCAGAACATCGAGATCCGAGGGTTCGGCACCTTCAAGGTCCGTGAGCGCAAGAGCCGCCTGGCGCGCAACCCGCGCACCGGCGACCCGGTGGAGGTTCCGCCGCGCGCCGTGCCGGTGTTCAAGCCGTCGAAGGAGCTCCGCGCACTGGTGG
Protein-coding regions in this window:
- a CDS encoding HU family DNA-binding protein; translation: MTKADLVQKVADTIGPGITKRDCAVVVDSFLNSIKDAMADHQNIEIRGFGTFKVRERKSRLARNPRTGDPVEVPPRAVPVFKPSKELRALVEEKVLEV